A genome region from Coffea arabica cultivar ET-39 chromosome 7e, Coffea Arabica ET-39 HiFi, whole genome shotgun sequence includes the following:
- the LOC113700725 gene encoding uncharacterized protein: MAWNNRRGARGRNADHMRQDEKDEALLLMSASLMLMHLSLAHVDNNQPLPQHDGSFTDRQWVERLFYGHHRRSIDNMRITIDNFLQLSNILVERQYVPHNYQQRVPIQEALAMTLMLVSHKHTHRVLGTIFDRSIETINRNIRKVLRGPCLFAAEIIRPGDQTAVHSRIANSTNFYPWFKDAVGAMDGTHILACPPTVEQMAYTNRHGFQSQNVLVVCDHDMRFIYVYAGWEGSAHDARVLESALVYPSDFSLPQPDK; the protein is encoded by the exons ATGGCCTGGAACAATCGCCGTGGTGCTAGAGGACGCAATGCGGACCACATGAGGCAAGATGAGAAAGATGAGGCCTTACTTCTTATGAGTGCCTCGTTAATGTTAATGCATCTGTCGCTTGCACACGTGGATAATAATCAACCACTTCCGCAACATGATGGTTCATTCACAGATAGGCAGTGGGTGGAACGCTTATTCTACGGTCATCATAGACGCTCAATAGACAACATGCGTATCACGATTGATAATTTCTTACAACTGTCCAATATCCTTGTCGAGAGACAGTACGTTCCACACAATTACCAACAGCGCGTGCCCATACAGGAGGCGCTTGCTATGACTTTAATGTTGGTCAGCCACAAGCATACGCACCGTGTGTTGGGGACTATTTTTGATCGATCCATTGAGACGATTAATCGAAATATAAGAAAGGTGCTCCGAGGCCCGTGTCTATTTGCAGCTGAAATAATACGACCGGGTGATCAGACTGCAGTTCATTCACGAATTGCAAACTCAACTAATTTTTATCCATGGTTCAAG GATGCCGTGGGAGCGATGGATGGCACCCACATCTTAGCTTGTCCTCCGACAGTCGAGCAAATGGCATATACAAATCGGCACGGATTTCAATCACAGAATGTTCTGGTAGTTTGTGACCATGACATGCGCTTCATCTATGTGTATGCTGGATGGGAGGGAAGTGCACACGATGCGCGAGTGTTGGAGTCAGCATTAGTATATCCGTCCGATTTTTCACTGCCGCAACCTGATAAGTGA